From Leishmania braziliensis MHOM/BR/75/M2904 complete genome, chromosome 22, a single genomic window includes:
- a CDS encoding putative adaptor complex AP-1 medium subunit, producing the protein MASVLYILDSKGSPLIYRSYRGDISQDVPSVFQHRVIDEEEGRVTPVFEEEGHTYTFVRENDVYLLMVSNINSCPLQQVAFLYRCVSVFKAYFKTVTQETVRDNFVIIYELLDEMCDFGFPQFTEEKALREYILQSTFLTKIMGSKTTLAQSELPTAVTGAAVSTPWRLPRNYKYSNNQVFLDVIEQVDLLANQAGETLSSEIVGTVKMQCRLSGMPTCTVGVNDKILFDRTGRSGSTVEMEDITFHQCVKLNQFESERVISFVPPDGDFTLLSYRLNERIQQPVKLRCIFTHHGTTRVKVHCTLQTKYRTSLTANEMEVHIPIPSDADCPQAESQTGHLQYAPQVNALVWNLGKIGGNRQCSCNAEFHLPSVRSSDMNDLSKMPVKVRFVIPYFAASGFQVRYVKVAEKSNYVTTPWVRYVTQSGVYEVRTD; encoded by the coding sequence ATGGCGTCGGTGCTATACATACTAGACTCGAAAGGGAGTCCCCTCATCTACCGCAGTTACCGCGGTGATATCTCGCAAGACGTCCCGAGCGTCTTCCAGCATCGCGTCATTgacgaagaagagggccGCGTCACGCCCGTCTTCGAAGAAGAAGGCCACACCTACACCTTCGTGCGCGAAAATGACGTATACTTGCTCATGGTGAGCAACATCAACTCGTGCCCCCTGCAGCAGGTCGCCTTCCTATACCGATGTGTGTCCGTCTTCAAGGCCTATTTCAAGACAGTGACGCAGGAAACAGTGCGGGACAACTTCGTCATCATTTATGAGCTGCTGGATGAGATGTGCGATTTCGGCTTCCCGCAGTTCACCGAGGAAAAGGCGCTTCGGGAGTACATCCTGCAAAGCACCTTCCTCACCAAGATCATGGGCAGCAAGACGACACTCGCGCAGAGTGAGCTGCCAACGGCGGTGACTGGGGCCGCCGTATCGACGCCGTGGCGCTTGCCGCGCAACTACAAGTACTCGAACAACCAAGTGTTTCTGGATGTGATTGAGCAGGTCGACCTGCTCGCGAACCAAGCCGGCGAGACGCTCTCGAGCGAGATTGTTGGCACTGTCAAGATGCAGTGCCGTCTGTCTGGAATGCCCACCTGCACTGTTGGTGTCAACGACAAGATCCTCTTTGACCGGAcaggccgcagcggcagcacggtGGAGATGGAGGACATCACCTTCCACCAGTGTGTGAAACTCAACCAATTTGAAAGCGAGCGCGTCATTTCGTTTGTGCCGCCGGACGGCGACTTCACGCTGCTCTCCTACCGGCTCAACGAGCGCATTCAGCAGCCGGTGAAGTTGCGCTGCATCTTTACGCACCACGGCACCACACGGGTGAAGGTACACTGCACGCTGCAGACAAAGTACCGCACAAGTCTTACAGCAAACGAGATGGAGGTTCACATCCCGATCCCGTCCGACGCCGACTGCCCGCAGGCGGAAAGTCAGACGGGTCACCTGCAGTACGCACCGCAGGTGAATGCACTTGTCTGGAATCTTGGCAAAATCGGCGGGAACCGGCAGTGCTCATGCAATGCGGAGTTTCACCTGCCCAGcgtccgcagcagcgacatgAATGACCTCTCGAAGATGCCGGTGAAGGTGCGGTTTGTCATTCCGTACTTCGCTGCATCGGGCTTTCAAGTGCGCTATGTGAAGGTGGCGGAGAAGTCGAACTACGTAACCACGCCCTGGGTGCGATACGTCACGCAGAGCGGTGTATACGAGGTTCGAACAGACTGA